One window of the Sparus aurata chromosome 17, fSpaAur1.1, whole genome shotgun sequence genome contains the following:
- the LOC115567283 gene encoding rano class II histocompatibility antigen, A beta chain-like isoform X1, with protein sequence MGLYLLCKLTVCAALLCTAPAGGYVVQGMYDCEYSDDMKDMVFFVKNVFNQKLCTIYDSRVGKYIGFAEHCIKDADHFNNQAWKMRLRRIQVETVCRYNARLFIKSTLERNVPPIVKVHQTKPADYGERSMLECSVWGFFPKEVSVSWLRDGVEVTTDVASTDVMANGDWSYQLHSYLEFTPRKWERVTCRVDHRSLRAGLEVDWDSSALDAKRLMKTAGIIFFLIGVTVAVGGAAYYWWKRRFDFSSLSSQEPTSPRDLPEF encoded by the exons ATGGGACTTTATCTTCTGTGCAAACTGACAGTCTGTGCTGCTTTACTCTGCACTGCACCCGCAG GTGGTTATGTAGTTCAGGGGATGTATGACTGCGAGTATAGTGACGACATGAAGGACATGGTCTTCTTTGTGAAAAACGTGTTCAACCAGAAGCTTTGCACCATATATGACTCTCGGGTCGGGAAGTATATTGGCTTTGCAGAACACTGCATCAAGGATGCAGACCATTTCAACAATCAGGCTTGGAAAATGAGATTAAGAAGAATTCAAGTGGAGACTGTTTGCAGATACAACGCAAGACTATTCATAAAGAGCACGCTGGAAAGAAACG TGCCTCCGATTGTCAAAGTCCATCAGACCAAGCCAGCTGACTACGGAGAGAGGTCCATGCTTGAGTGCAGCGTCTGGGGGTTTTTCCCCAAGGAAGTGAGTGTGAGCTGGCTGAGAGACGGGGTAGAGGTCACCACGGACGTGGCGTCGACAGACGTCATGGCCAACGGGGACTGGAGCTACCAGCTTCACTCCTATCTGGAGTTCACACCCAGAAAATGGGAGAGGGTGACCTGCAGGGTGGACCACAGGAGCCTGAGAGCGGGTCTGGAGGTGGACTGGG ACAGCTCTGCACTGGATGCCAAACGCCTGATGAAGACAGCCGGGATCATCTTCTTCCTTATCGGCGTCACCGTAGCCGTCGGTGGAGCGGCTTACTATTGGTGGAAACGGAG GTTTGACTTCAGCTCATTAAGCAGCCAAGAACCGACATCTCCACGTGATCTGCCAGAATTCTAG
- the LOC115567283 gene encoding HLA class II histocompatibility antigen, DR beta 4 chain-like isoform X2 produces the protein MGLYLLCKLTVCAALLCTAPAGGYVVQGMYDCEYSDDMKDMVFFVKNVFNQKLCTIYDSRVGKYIGFAEHCIKDADHFNNQAWKMRLRRIQVETVCRYNARLFIKSTLERNVPPIVKVHQTKPADYGERSMLECSVWGFFPKEVSVSWLRDGVEVTTDVASTDVMANGDWSYQLHSYLEFTPRKWERVTCRVDHRSLRAGLEVDWDFRLTGCCHLLLSTNIQARLILPAARVRISTIGIIKHSG, from the exons ATGGGACTTTATCTTCTGTGCAAACTGACAGTCTGTGCTGCTTTACTCTGCACTGCACCCGCAG GTGGTTATGTAGTTCAGGGGATGTATGACTGCGAGTATAGTGACGACATGAAGGACATGGTCTTCTTTGTGAAAAACGTGTTCAACCAGAAGCTTTGCACCATATATGACTCTCGGGTCGGGAAGTATATTGGCTTTGCAGAACACTGCATCAAGGATGCAGACCATTTCAACAATCAGGCTTGGAAAATGAGATTAAGAAGAATTCAAGTGGAGACTGTTTGCAGATACAACGCAAGACTATTCATAAAGAGCACGCTGGAAAGAAACG TGCCTCCGATTGTCAAAGTCCATCAGACCAAGCCAGCTGACTACGGAGAGAGGTCCATGCTTGAGTGCAGCGTCTGGGGGTTTTTCCCCAAGGAAGTGAGTGTGAGCTGGCTGAGAGACGGGGTAGAGGTCACCACGGACGTGGCGTCGACAGACGTCATGGCCAACGGGGACTGGAGCTACCAGCTTCACTCCTATCTGGAGTTCACACCCAGAAAATGGGAGAGGGTGACCTGCAGGGTGGACCACAGGAGCCTGAGAGCGGGTCTGGAGGTGGACTGGG ATTTCCGACTGACTGGCTGTTGTCACCTTCTGCTTTCAACCAATATTCAAGCTCGGCTTATTTTGCCCGCTGCCCGAGTCCGAATATCTACTATTGGGATCATTAAACACTCGGGCTGA